In a genomic window of Pseudomonas mohnii:
- the nosP gene encoding nitric oxide-sensing protein NosP: MQQVQNEGIVSAMSQATDAQQVAQELARQLLHPHLGFVLFFCSAEYDLQALGQALQQSFGGIRLAGCTSAGEITPLGYGRNCVTAVGFDHRHFSIALELIDEMERFSLIDAQQMVERLVGGCRSNTLAPIKGNSFALTLLDGLSSREEMVLAALSAALGDIPHFGGSAGDDNYLTHTHVYFDGEFHSGAAVVVLVNTWLDFEVFTTHHILPREEKLVVTGADSASRRVFELNAEPAAAEYARHIGVPVAELDHRIFAAHPLAVRINEQYYVRAIQQVHADLSLSFYCAVENGIVLTAMTPGPMLPNLQSLFDGLQERLGDLLLTIGCDCFLRRLELEDDGSLEQIGAFLREQRVMGFNTYGEQFNGMHINQTFTGVAIARGRSLGLR, from the coding sequence ATGCAGCAGGTCCAGAACGAAGGTATCGTCAGCGCGATGTCCCAGGCCACCGATGCCCAACAGGTGGCGCAGGAGCTGGCGCGACAGTTATTGCATCCGCACCTTGGGTTCGTGCTGTTCTTCTGTTCCGCCGAGTACGATTTGCAGGCGCTGGGGCAGGCCTTGCAACAGAGCTTCGGCGGCATTCGCCTGGCGGGCTGCACCAGCGCCGGGGAAATCACTCCGCTGGGGTATGGACGTAATTGCGTGACGGCGGTCGGTTTCGATCACCGGCACTTCTCCATCGCCCTCGAACTGATCGACGAAATGGAACGCTTCAGCCTGATCGACGCCCAGCAAATGGTCGAGCGCCTGGTCGGCGGCTGTCGCAGCAATACCCTGGCACCGATCAAGGGCAACAGCTTTGCACTGACCTTGCTCGATGGCCTGTCCAGCCGCGAAGAAATGGTCCTGGCGGCCTTGAGCGCCGCGCTGGGCGACATTCCCCATTTCGGCGGTTCGGCCGGCGACGACAACTACCTGACCCACACCCATGTCTACTTCGACGGCGAGTTTCACAGCGGCGCGGCAGTCGTGGTGTTGGTCAATACGTGGCTGGACTTCGAAGTGTTCACCACCCATCACATCCTGCCCCGGGAGGAAAAACTGGTGGTCACCGGAGCCGACAGCGCTTCGCGGCGGGTCTTCGAACTCAATGCCGAGCCGGCCGCCGCCGAGTACGCCCGACACATCGGCGTGCCGGTGGCCGAGCTCGATCACCGGATCTTCGCCGCGCACCCCTTGGCGGTGCGGATCAATGAGCAGTATTACGTGCGTGCCATTCAGCAGGTTCATGCCGATTTGAGCCTGAGTTTCTATTGCGCCGTGGAGAACGGCATCGTCCTCACCGCCATGACCCCCGGTCCCATGCTGCCGAACCTGCAAAGCCTGTTCGACGGCTTGCAGGAGCGTCTCGGTGATTTGCTGCTGACCATTGGCTGCGATTGTTTTCTGCGGCGCCTGGAGCTGGAGGACGACGGCAGCCTCGAGCAGATCGGCGCCTTTTTGCGCGAGCAGCGGGTGATGGGGTTCAACACCTACGGAGAACAGTTCAATGGCATGCACATCAACCAGACATTCACCGGCGTCGCCATTGCCCGAGGGCGGTCCCTCGGACTGCGCTGA
- the nahK gene encoding hybrid sensor histidine kinase/response regulator NahK/ErcS' produces MPEGGPSDCAELRAQIAGLQHDNQKLQRINAALIERIESGITRGNDPYAAFQHSVVLAEQVRERTDALNQAMAELKAGNHLLSEARLRAETAHQHLIDAIESISDAFVLFDAQQCIVLFNSRFKAFWSNSRVRISAGMRLTEVKRLMMNNGLFTEEPRGQADENLLYRLQDGRWLQVSERPTQEGGRVILFTDITDVKLSETVRREQAVAQKSHLLQRAVDNLSQGVAMVNADGILELWNRRFLELSGLAPVAAHRPFAEVIADSELTLLTPASRDANGRPTQECEQRLYDGRVLEIRTHPLPTGGFVNTFTDITERYQHAEALSESERWIRLITDHVPALIAYLNADLVYEFTNKVYEEWYCWPRGVMLGQSLREVHSEQHYQRLESYVARALAGESVTFEVAETNVNNQERYMLRSYVPNRLASGEVVGIFVLIRDITERRRTAEALHQAYQNLELRVRERTAELTTLNDQLLREIEERRRVESRLREAKQEAEQANLSKTKFLAAVSHDLLQPLNAARLFTSALLERREAVSNEVLVRNVSNSLEDVENLLGTLVDISKLDAGVIKADIAPFALSELLDTLAAEYTQVARSEGLELHFIACSALVRSDIQLLARILRNLLSNAIRYTYSGRVVLGCRRHHQRLSIQVWDSGMGIDENRLEEIFQEFKRGDVQRPDQDRGLGLGLAIVEKIAGILGHRVQVRSWPGKGSMFCVEVPLSATAPQAAPALLMSEPMLERLRGARIWVLDNDATICAGMRTLLEGWGCRVVTALSEEDLARQVDNYHADADLLIADYHLDNDQNGVDAVARINARRGSPIPAMMITANYSIELKQQIRELGHTLMHKPVRPMKLKTAMSHLLARP; encoded by the coding sequence TTGCCCGAGGGCGGTCCCTCGGACTGCGCTGAACTGCGGGCACAGATCGCCGGCCTGCAACACGACAACCAGAAACTGCAACGCATCAACGCCGCGTTGATCGAACGTATCGAGTCCGGCATTACCCGGGGCAATGATCCCTACGCCGCGTTCCAGCATTCGGTGGTGCTGGCCGAGCAGGTGCGAGAGCGCACCGACGCCTTGAACCAGGCCATGGCCGAACTCAAGGCAGGCAACCACTTGCTCAGCGAAGCGCGCTTGCGCGCAGAAACGGCTCATCAACACCTTATCGACGCGATCGAGAGCATCTCCGACGCCTTCGTGCTGTTCGATGCCCAGCAATGCATCGTCCTGTTCAACAGCCGCTTCAAGGCCTTCTGGAGCAACAGCCGGGTGCGGATCAGCGCCGGCATGCGCCTGACCGAGGTCAAGCGTCTGATGATGAACAACGGTCTGTTCACCGAAGAGCCGCGCGGGCAAGCCGACGAAAACCTGCTGTATCGCTTGCAGGACGGTCGCTGGTTGCAAGTCAGCGAGCGGCCCACCCAGGAAGGCGGGCGGGTGATTCTGTTCACCGACATTACCGACGTCAAACTCAGTGAAACCGTGCGCCGCGAGCAAGCGGTGGCGCAGAAGTCGCACCTGTTGCAACGGGCGGTCGACAACCTCTCCCAAGGGGTGGCGATGGTCAACGCCGACGGCATCCTGGAACTGTGGAACCGCCGGTTCCTCGAACTCAGTGGCCTGGCACCGGTCGCGGCCCATCGTCCGTTTGCCGAAGTGATCGCCGACAGCGAATTGACCCTGCTGACCCCGGCCAGCCGCGACGCCAACGGGCGGCCCACGCAGGAATGCGAACAACGCCTCTACGATGGCCGGGTCCTGGAGATTCGCACCCATCCGCTGCCCACGGGCGGATTCGTCAACACCTTCACCGACATCACCGAACGCTACCAGCACGCCGAAGCCCTGAGCGAAAGCGAGCGCTGGATTCGCCTGATCACCGACCATGTGCCGGCGTTGATTGCCTATCTGAACGCCGACCTGGTCTACGAATTCACCAACAAGGTCTACGAAGAATGGTACTGCTGGCCACGGGGCGTGATGCTTGGCCAAAGCTTGCGTGAAGTGCACAGCGAACAGCATTACCAGCGCCTGGAGTCCTACGTGGCCAGGGCGTTGGCCGGCGAGAGCGTGACGTTCGAGGTCGCCGAAACCAACGTCAATAATCAGGAACGCTACATGCTGCGTTCCTACGTACCCAATCGGCTGGCCAGCGGCGAGGTGGTGGGGATTTTCGTATTGATCCGCGACATCACCGAACGCCGCCGCACCGCCGAGGCGTTGCATCAGGCCTACCAGAATCTGGAGCTGCGGGTGCGCGAACGCACCGCGGAACTGACCACCCTCAACGACCAGTTGTTGCGTGAGATCGAGGAGCGTCGCCGGGTCGAATCTCGCTTGCGCGAGGCCAAGCAGGAGGCCGAGCAAGCCAATCTGTCGAAGACCAAGTTTCTCGCGGCGGTCAGCCATGACTTGCTGCAACCCTTGAACGCGGCACGGTTGTTCACCAGTGCCTTGCTGGAGCGCCGGGAGGCGGTCAGCAACGAGGTGCTGGTGCGCAATGTCAGCAACTCCCTGGAAGACGTGGAAAACCTGTTGGGCACCCTGGTGGATATTTCCAAGCTCGATGCCGGGGTGATCAAGGCGGACATCGCGCCGTTCGCCCTGAGCGAGCTGTTGGACACCCTGGCGGCGGAATACACCCAGGTCGCTCGCAGCGAAGGCCTGGAGCTGCATTTCATTGCCTGTTCGGCGCTGGTGCGCAGCGATATCCAGTTATTGGCGCGCATCCTGCGCAACCTGTTGAGCAATGCCATTCGCTACACCTACAGCGGTCGCGTGGTGCTCGGTTGCAGGCGCCATCACCAGCGCCTGTCGATTCAGGTCTGGGACAGCGGCATGGGCATTGACGAAAATCGCCTGGAGGAGATTTTCCAGGAGTTCAAGCGTGGCGATGTGCAACGTCCGGATCAGGACCGCGGCCTCGGGCTGGGCCTGGCGATCGTCGAAAAGATCGCCGGCATTCTCGGGCATCGGGTTCAGGTTCGCTCTTGGCCGGGCAAGGGCTCGATGTTCTGCGTCGAAGTGCCGTTAAGCGCCACCGCACCGCAGGCAGCCCCCGCTTTGCTGATGAGCGAGCCAATGCTCGAACGGCTGCGCGGGGCGCGGATCTGGGTACTGGATAACGATGCAACCATTTGCGCCGGCATGCGCACGCTGCTGGAAGGTTGGGGCTGCCGGGTGGTCACGGCGCTGTCGGAAGAGGACCTGGCACGGCAAGTGGACAACTACCACGCCGACGCGGACCTGCTGATCGCCGACTATCACCTGGACAACGATCAGAATGGTGTGGACGCCGTGGCCCGGATCAATGCCCGGCGCGGCTCACCGATCCCGGCGATGATGATCACCGCCAACTACAGCATCGAGCTTAAGCAGCAGATCCGCGAACTCGGGCACACCCTGATGCACAAGCCGGTACGGCCGATGAAGCTTAAGACAGCCATGAGTCATTTGCTCGCTCGGCCGTGA
- a CDS encoding response regulator transcription factor, translating to MYKILIADDHPLFREAIHNVISDGFAGSEVMETADLDSALALTQEHDDLDLILLDLNMPGMHGLNGLINLRNEAPTIPVVIVSAEQDKQIVLQAITYGAVGFITKSSPRSQMTDAIQQILNGNVYLPPDIIRSARTGTHRRMNDTPSFPPELLQALTRKQLQVLERMTKGESNKQIAYTLEIAETTVKAHVSAILRKLNVHNRVQAILSAGDIDFGSYLRR from the coding sequence ATGTACAAAATTCTGATTGCCGATGATCACCCGCTGTTTCGCGAAGCCATCCATAACGTCATCAGCGACGGCTTTGCCGGCAGCGAAGTGATGGAAACCGCCGACCTGGACAGCGCCCTGGCCCTGACCCAGGAACACGATGACCTGGACCTGATCCTGCTCGACCTGAATATGCCCGGCATGCACGGGCTCAATGGCTTGATCAACCTGCGCAACGAAGCACCGACCATTCCGGTGGTGATCGTGTCCGCCGAGCAAGACAAGCAAATCGTCCTGCAAGCCATCACTTACGGCGCGGTGGGCTTCATCACCAAATCCTCGCCCCGCAGCCAGATGACCGATGCGATCCAGCAGATTCTCAACGGCAACGTCTACTTGCCTCCGGACATTATCCGCTCGGCCAGAACCGGTACGCACCGGCGGATGAACGACACCCCGAGTTTCCCGCCGGAGCTGCTCCAGGCCCTGACCCGCAAGCAATTGCAAGTGCTGGAACGCATGACCAAAGGCGAGTCCAACAAACAGATCGCCTACACCCTGGAAATCGCCGAAACCACGGTCAAGGCCCACGTCTCGGCGATCCTGCGCAAGCTCAACGTGCACAACCGGGTGCAGGCGATCCTGAGTGCCGGGGACATTGATTTCGGGTCGTATCTGCGGCGGTGA
- a CDS encoding PQQ-dependent catabolism-associated CXXCW motif protein, producing MPHARRRLLRLSLAALSLSLWLGNAHAEAALFSAEGYRIDLYRSPTPHELQGATLVDTPALQTLLEQTPRPLLIDVYRRPWLQGQFIEDQPHENLPGSHWLANTGDGELTPQWQDYFAHNLKKLTAGDPTQPLVFYCRSDCWLSWNAVKRAASLGYKTLYWYRDGVDAWQAANLPVAPARPEPFP from the coding sequence ATGCCGCATGCCCGACGTCGCCTGCTGCGACTCTCTCTTGCTGCGTTGTCGCTGAGCCTGTGGCTGGGCAACGCCCACGCTGAAGCCGCGTTGTTTTCCGCAGAGGGCTATCGCATTGACCTGTACCGCAGCCCGACGCCCCATGAGTTGCAGGGCGCGACCCTCGTCGACACACCGGCCCTGCAAACCCTGCTGGAACAAACCCCGCGCCCGCTGCTGATCGACGTTTACCGCCGCCCATGGCTGCAAGGCCAGTTCATCGAAGACCAGCCCCACGAAAACCTGCCTGGCAGCCATTGGCTGGCCAATACCGGTGATGGTGAGCTGACGCCACAGTGGCAAGACTATTTCGCGCACAACCTGAAAAAACTGACCGCCGGTGACCCGACGCAACCACTGGTCTTTTACTGCCGCTCCGACTGCTGGTTGAGCTGGAACGCGGTCAAACGCGCGGCCAGCCTGGGCTATAAGACACTGTACTGGTACCGTGACGGTGTGGACGCCTGGCAGGCGGCCAACCTGCCGGTGGCGCCGGCCCGGCCCGAACCCTTTCCCTGA
- a CDS encoding ABC transporter permease translates to MNAYWQCFSGIVLREWLRFVLQRTRFLSALVRPLLWLLVFAAGFRAALGIAIIEPYDTYIPYEVYIIPGLACMILLFNGMQGSLSMVYDREMGSMRVLLTSPLPRTFLLCSKLLATALISLLQVYAFLAIAWVYGVRPPAMGLLWALPALLLVALMLSALGLLLSNAIRQLENFAGVMNFVIFPLFFLSSALYPLWKMRESSEWLYWLCALNPFTHAVELVRFALYERFNALALAVCVGLTLLFSLLAVLTFNPQHAALRKSG, encoded by the coding sequence ATGAATGCGTACTGGCAATGTTTCAGCGGCATCGTGCTGCGCGAATGGCTGCGTTTCGTTCTGCAGCGCACGCGGTTTCTCAGCGCGCTGGTGCGGCCCTTGTTATGGCTGCTGGTGTTCGCCGCGGGTTTTCGTGCGGCCCTCGGCATCGCGATCATCGAGCCCTACGACACCTATATTCCGTACGAGGTGTACATCATTCCGGGCCTGGCCTGCATGATCCTGCTGTTCAACGGCATGCAGGGTTCGCTGTCGATGGTCTACGACCGCGAGATGGGCAGCATGCGCGTGCTGTTGACCAGCCCCCTGCCCCGGACCTTTCTGCTGTGCAGCAAGCTGTTGGCCACGGCGCTGATTTCGTTGTTGCAGGTGTATGCGTTTCTGGCGATCGCCTGGGTCTATGGTGTGCGACCGCCGGCCATGGGCCTGTTGTGGGCCTTGCCGGCGTTGTTGCTGGTGGCGCTGATGCTCAGTGCCCTGGGCCTTTTGCTGTCGAACGCGATCCGCCAGTTGGAAAACTTTGCCGGGGTCATGAATTTCGTGATTTTCCCGCTGTTTTTTCTGTCTTCGGCCCTGTATCCGCTGTGGAAGATGCGCGAGTCCAGTGAATGGTTGTACTGGCTGTGTGCCCTGAACCCGTTCACCCATGCCGTGGAACTGGTGCGGTTTGCCTTGTATGAACGCTTCAATGCCCTGGCGCTGGCGGTGTGCGTGGGGCTGACCCTGCTGTTTTCGCTGCTGGCCGTGTTGACGTTCAACCCGCAACACGCCGCCCTGCGCAAATCCGGCTGA
- a CDS encoding ABC transporter ATP-binding protein: MNALEVSDLSFAYGAREALRQVSFSLAPGRFAALLGPNGAGKSTLIALLTRLYDVQHGDIHIGGCSLSRTPRPALRQLGVVFQQSTLDLDLSVEQNLRYHAALHGLSRRQSALRVEAELARQALTERRRERVRELNGGHRRRVEIARALLHEPRLLLLDEASAGLDPASRLALNQHIRNLCREQRISVLWTTHLLDEVQPSDDLLILHQGRLVASGQADALSLEHGGDLGSAFTRLTTSGAAR, translated from the coding sequence ATGAACGCCCTGGAGGTCAGCGACCTGAGCTTCGCCTACGGTGCCCGGGAGGCCTTGCGCCAAGTGAGTTTCAGCCTGGCTCCGGGACGCTTCGCGGCGCTGCTGGGGCCTAACGGCGCCGGCAAATCAACCCTGATCGCCCTGCTCACCCGGCTCTATGACGTGCAGCACGGTGACATCCACATCGGTGGCTGTTCGTTGTCCAGAACGCCACGCCCGGCGCTCCGGCAGTTAGGCGTGGTGTTTCAACAAAGCACCCTCGACCTGGACCTCAGCGTCGAGCAGAACCTGCGTTATCACGCGGCGCTGCATGGCCTGTCCAGGCGCCAGAGCGCCCTGCGGGTCGAGGCGGAACTGGCCCGCCAGGCCCTGACCGAACGCCGGCGCGAACGGGTACGCGAACTCAATGGCGGGCATCGCCGGCGGGTGGAAATTGCCCGCGCCCTGCTGCATGAGCCACGTCTTCTGCTGCTGGACGAAGCCAGCGCCGGACTCGACCCGGCCAGTCGCCTGGCGCTCAACCAGCACATTCGCAACCTGTGCCGTGAGCAGCGCATCAGCGTGCTCTGGACCACCCATTTGCTCGACGAAGTGCAGCCCAGCGATGACTTGCTGATTCTCCATCAAGGCCGGCTGGTCGCCAGTGGGCAGGCCGATGCGCTGAGCCTGGAACATGGCGGCGACCTGGGTTCGGCCTTCACCCGTCTCACGACTTCCGGAGCTGCCCGATGA
- a CDS encoding YVTN family beta-propeller repeat protein — protein MRRTLLSCALLLAAGHAAASTAWVSNEKDNSLSLIDMQTLQVTETLPVGQRPRGLLLSHDNKLLYICASDSDRVQVMDVATRKIIKELPSGKDPEQFALHPNNRWLYVSNEDDALVTVIDTETSKVLSQINVGVEPEGMAVSPDGKWAVNTSETTNMLHWIDTSTQTLADSTLVDQRPRFVEFSADGSQLWASAEIGGTVTILDVASRKILKTLNFQIKGVHPDKVQPVGVKLSADGKYGFVALGPANHVAVIDAKTFEILDYLLVGRRVWQMAFTPDQKQLLATNGVSGDVSVIDVESLKVIKSVKVGRYPWGVVVTP, from the coding sequence ATGCGCCGCACCCTGCTTTCCTGCGCCCTGCTGCTCGCTGCGGGACACGCCGCGGCCAGCACCGCCTGGGTCTCCAACGAAAAGGACAACAGCCTGAGCCTGATCGACATGCAGACCCTGCAAGTCACCGAGACCTTGCCCGTCGGCCAGCGTCCGCGTGGCCTGCTGCTGTCCCATGACAACAAGTTGCTGTACATCTGCGCCAGCGACTCGGACCGGGTGCAGGTGATGGACGTGGCCACGCGCAAGATCATCAAGGAACTGCCGTCGGGCAAGGATCCCGAGCAATTCGCCCTGCACCCCAACAATCGCTGGTTGTATGTGTCCAACGAAGACGATGCGCTGGTCACGGTAATCGACACCGAAACCTCCAAGGTCCTCAGCCAGATCAACGTCGGCGTCGAACCCGAAGGCATGGCCGTCAGTCCCGATGGCAAGTGGGCGGTGAACACCAGCGAAACGACCAACATGCTGCACTGGATCGACACCAGCACCCAGACCCTGGCTGACAGCACCCTGGTGGATCAGCGCCCGCGTTTCGTCGAGTTTTCAGCGGACGGTTCGCAGCTGTGGGCCTCGGCGGAAATCGGCGGCACCGTGACCATTCTCGACGTGGCCAGCCGCAAGATCCTCAAGACCCTGAACTTCCAGATCAAGGGCGTGCACCCGGACAAGGTCCAACCGGTGGGCGTCAAACTCAGCGCCGACGGCAAGTACGGCTTCGTCGCGCTGGGCCCGGCCAACCATGTAGCGGTGATCGATGCCAAGACCTTCGAAATTCTCGACTACCTGCTGGTGGGGCGACGGGTCTGGCAGATGGCGTTTACCCCGGATCAAAAACAGTTGCTGGCCACCAACGGCGTCAGCGGTGACGTCTCGGTGATCGATGTCGAAAGCCTCAAGGTCATCAAATCGGTGAAGGTCGGCCGTTATCCCTGGGGCGTGGTGGTGACCCCATGA
- a CDS encoding ABC transporter substrate-binding protein: protein MRQLAPYALFYVLAIACAAGLATQSQAADAPLQVRIGYLGYRPDPGPLLSNVIPEPTDAGLRGAELAITDSNSTGRFLNHSYSLVSASVDSPDALIHAAQAQHEQGLRLFVVNAPAETLRRLSAVLPDSLLFNAGSPDDSLRTTDCLPNVLHSLPSRAMLADALGQFLVVRKWQRALLIVGPTADDQAYAAALRRAAKRFGVQLVAEKAWSFDNDQRRSAQADMPLFTQTAEYDVVLVADERGDFGEYVPYQTWYPRPVAGTQGLTPVGWHKTVETYGAAQLQKRFEALTGRWMNDRDFAAWMAVRSIASAVSKLRQTEPMAIRQLEISDQLPLDGFKGRKLSYRPWNGQLRQPIPIVQPRALVSTSPQDGFLHPFNEMDSLGYDKPEVSCRFP from the coding sequence ATGCGCCAGCTTGCCCCTTACGCCTTGTTCTACGTGCTGGCGATTGCCTGCGCGGCGGGGCTGGCGACTCAAAGCCAGGCCGCCGATGCGCCGTTGCAGGTGCGTATCGGCTACCTGGGCTATCGCCCCGACCCGGGTCCGCTGCTGTCGAACGTCATTCCCGAACCGACCGATGCCGGGTTGCGCGGTGCTGAACTGGCGATCACTGACAGCAACAGCACCGGGCGTTTTCTCAACCACAGCTACAGCCTGGTAAGTGCCAGCGTCGACAGCCCGGATGCGTTGATCCATGCCGCCCAGGCCCAGCACGAACAGGGCCTGCGCCTGTTTGTGGTCAATGCGCCGGCAGAGACCCTGCGCCGGCTCAGTGCGGTACTTCCCGACAGCCTGCTGTTCAACGCCGGCAGCCCGGACGACAGCCTGCGCACCACCGATTGCTTGCCGAATGTGCTGCACAGCCTGCCCAGCCGGGCGATGCTCGCCGATGCCCTGGGGCAATTCCTGGTGGTGCGCAAATGGCAGCGAGCACTGCTCATCGTCGGCCCGACCGCAGACGATCAAGCCTACGCCGCCGCCCTGCGCCGCGCGGCCAAACGCTTCGGCGTGCAACTGGTGGCGGAAAAAGCCTGGAGTTTCGACAACGATCAACGACGCAGCGCCCAGGCCGACATGCCGCTGTTCACCCAGACCGCTGAATACGACGTGGTGTTGGTGGCCGACGAACGCGGCGACTTTGGTGAATACGTGCCGTACCAGACCTGGTATCCGCGCCCGGTGGCGGGCACCCAGGGCCTGACCCCGGTGGGCTGGCACAAAACCGTGGAAACCTACGGTGCCGCGCAGTTACAGAAACGTTTCGAAGCCCTGACCGGGCGCTGGATGAACGACCGTGATTTCGCCGCATGGATGGCCGTGCGCAGCATTGCCAGCGCCGTGAGCAAACTGCGCCAGACCGAGCCCATGGCGATCCGTCAGCTGGAAATCAGCGATCAACTGCCGCTGGACGGCTTCAAGGGGCGCAAGCTCAGTTATCGGCCGTGGAACGGCCAGTTGCGCCAGCCGATCCCCATCGTGCAACCCCGTGCGCTGGTCAGCACCTCGCCGCAGGATGGCTTTCTGCACCCCTTCAACGAAATGGACAGCCTGGGCTACGACAAGCCCGAGGTCAGCTGCCGCTTTCCCTGA
- a CDS encoding sensor histidine kinase, with amino-acid sequence MSALWRINLWVCGFFALVTLACMGLLVHQALADVERELQSAEAVVEYLSETAERDPASLQPRLTRSLRHVRVRWLEPGEAERLPVQDGLDAWLGRLLFAEARHSERVLQLQDGRRVQIVVDPRDEIDEVWDSLQQLLSLCGLALALSLLTIRWAVRRGLGLLDDLLRALQQVSGGQLNVRLRAQGLPEARQLATHFNRMTDALEQARADNTELTQTLLAVQEQERTQLAQTLHDDLGQYLAGIRAQACLLRLVADQPDTVERTVRELEHNCEHLQQGFRALVHGLYPVVLQHLSLSEAFGLLVEQWQGRQGIDCQLRVSAQLPPLSAPDKTHLYRLLQEALTNISRHAGASEVRVRLQHHGGHLRLLIRDNGRGAQQPPRSGVGLHSMFERARSLGGELRVISRPGAGWALALSMPLEVS; translated from the coding sequence ATGTCGGCCCTGTGGCGGATCAACCTCTGGGTGTGCGGTTTTTTCGCCCTGGTCACTTTGGCGTGCATGGGGTTGCTGGTGCATCAGGCACTGGCGGATGTGGAGCGTGAACTGCAATCCGCCGAAGCGGTGGTCGAGTACCTGAGTGAAACCGCCGAGCGCGATCCTGCCAGCCTGCAACCACGGCTGACGCGCAGTTTGCGTCACGTGCGGGTGCGCTGGCTCGAGCCGGGCGAAGCGGAACGGCTGCCGGTGCAGGACGGGCTCGATGCCTGGCTCGGACGGCTGTTGTTTGCCGAGGCCCGACACAGTGAACGGGTTCTCCAATTGCAGGACGGCCGCCGCGTGCAGATCGTGGTCGATCCACGGGATGAAATCGACGAAGTCTGGGATTCTCTCCAACAATTGCTGAGCCTTTGCGGCCTGGCGTTAGCGTTGAGTCTGCTGACCATTCGCTGGGCCGTACGTCGGGGCCTGGGCCTGCTCGACGACTTGCTGCGCGCCCTGCAGCAGGTCTCCGGCGGCCAGCTCAATGTGCGTTTGCGTGCGCAGGGCCTGCCGGAGGCGCGGCAACTGGCGACGCATTTCAACCGCATGACCGACGCACTGGAACAGGCGCGGGCCGACAACACCGAACTGACCCAGACGTTGCTGGCGGTGCAGGAACAGGAACGCACGCAACTGGCGCAGACCCTGCACGACGACCTCGGACAATACCTGGCGGGGATTCGCGCCCAGGCCTGCCTGCTGCGGCTGGTGGCGGATCAGCCAGACACCGTGGAACGCACAGTGCGTGAGCTCGAACACAACTGCGAACACCTGCAACAGGGCTTTCGGGCGCTGGTGCATGGCCTCTATCCGGTGGTGTTGCAACATCTGTCATTGTCCGAAGCCTTTGGCTTGCTGGTCGAGCAATGGCAAGGTCGGCAGGGGATCGATTGCCAGTTGAGGGTCAGCGCGCAGTTGCCGCCGTTGTCCGCACCGGACAAGACTCATCTCTACCGCCTGTTGCAGGAAGCCCTGACCAACATTAGCCGTCACGCCGGCGCCAGTGAGGTGCGGGTTCGCCTGCAACATCATGGCGGCCATCTGCGCTTGCTGATTCGCGATAACGGTCGCGGCGCCCAACAGCCACCCCGCTCGGGTGTCGGTTTGCATTCGATGTTCGAGCGCGCCCGCAGCCTGGGCGGCGAGCTGCGGGTGATCAGCCGGCCCGGCGCCGGTTGGGCGCTGGCCTTGAGCATGCCTTTGGAGGTGTCATGA
- a CDS encoding response regulator: MNILLVDDHAVVRQGYASLLRAVLPAMDVREAATGEEALARVQEAVPNLVIMDFGLPGISGLETTRRLRQRLPQLRVLFFSMHDELPLVRQALDAGASGYLTKSSAPQVLIEAVRRILAGHAYIEQPLATQLACHPQQDASDPRLQSMTQRELEIFVMIAKGTPARMIAEQLSISSKTVSNHLTLLKSKLQVSSHAELVHLGIDMGVVRVAG; this comes from the coding sequence ATGAATATTCTGTTGGTCGATGACCATGCGGTGGTCCGCCAGGGCTACGCGAGTCTGTTGCGCGCGGTGCTGCCGGCAATGGACGTGCGAGAAGCGGCGACCGGCGAGGAAGCGCTGGCCAGGGTGCAGGAGGCTGTGCCGAATCTGGTGATCATGGATTTCGGTTTGCCGGGGATCAGCGGCCTGGAAACCACACGACGCCTGCGTCAGCGCCTGCCACAGTTGCGGGTGCTGTTTTTCAGCATGCACGACGAGCTGCCCCTGGTGCGTCAGGCACTGGACGCCGGTGCCTCGGGCTACCTCACCAAAAGCTCGGCGCCGCAAGTGCTGATCGAAGCGGTGCGGCGGATTCTCGCGGGCCATGCCTACATCGAACAGCCCCTGGCCACCCAACTGGCCTGCCACCCGCAACAGGACGCCAGCGATCCGCGTTTGCAGAGCATGACCCAGCGCGAGCTGGAAATTTTCGTGATGATCGCCAAAGGCACCCCGGCCCGGATGATTGCCGAACAGCTGAGCATCAGCAGCAAAACAGTCTCCAATCACTTGACGTTGCTCAAGAGCAAGTTGCAGGTCTCGTCCCATGCCGAACTGGTGCACCTGGGCATCGACATGGGGGTGGTACGGGTGGCCGGCTGA